The Pseudomonas graminis region GGTGGCGCTGTAAATCCCGCCTACCATGAAGCTGTGGCCAAGGACATCGACGGCTTGCGGGCTGATTTTGTAAACGATGAAGAACAGGATGAGCGGGATGAAGTCGATGAATTGTTTCACAGTAAGAGCCAGAAGCTGGATGTGACGGCATAATAACAAACATCAATGACTGCGAAAGCGCCCCTATGAACGTCGATCTGCACTGCCACAGTACCGCTTCCGATGGCGCCCTTGCGCCCGCGGTACTTGTCGCGCGTGCCCACGAGCACGGCGTCAAAGTCCTCGCGCTGACCGATCACGACACCCTTGAAGGCCTGGCCGAGGCCCGTGCTGCGGCGCTTGCGCTGGGTATGCAGCTGATTGATGGCATCGAATTGTCCTGCACTTGGGGTGGTGCCACCATTCACGTACTGGGCTACGGATTCGACGTAGATGCCCCGCAATTGCGTGAGGCCATCGAGCAGTTGCATACGGGTCGCTGGTTGCGGGCCGAAGAAATAAGCCGAAAGTTGGCGATGAAAGGTATGCCCGGCGCGCTCGAAGGTGCGCGCGCGGTGCAGCAGGCGCTGGGCGACAGCGGCAATGCGCCGGCCCGACCGCATTTTGCCGACTTTCTGGTCAATCAGGGTTTCGTCAAAGATCGCGCCGAAGCGTTCCGCAAATGGCTTGGTGCGGGCAAACTGGGCGACGTCAAGCAACACTGGCCGACCCTTGAGGAAACGGTGGCGACCCTGCGCGCCGCCGGGGCCTGGATCAGCCTTGCGCACCCTTCGCATTACGATTTCACTCGCAGCAAGCGTCGCAAGCTGGTCGCCGACTTCATCCAGGCCGGCGGCCACGCAATAGAAGTGGTCAACGGCCTGCAGCCTGCCGATCAGGTCGGCAGTCTGGCGATTCTGGCCCGTGAGTTCGGTCTGCTGGTCAGTGCCGGCAGTGATTTTCATGCCCCAGGCGCATGGTCTGAAATCGGCGTTTATCGCCCATTGCCCGAAGACCTGCCGCCCCTTTGGTGTCGGTTCAAACATGACCAGCCTACTGCCGTCTGAACAGGAAATTACCGTGAGTCAATTTTTCCAGGTCCACCCGGAGAATCCGCAAGCGCGCCTGATCAAGCAGGCCGTGGAAATCATCCGGGCGGGCGGTCTGGTGGTGTATCCCACCGATTCGTCCTACGCATTGGGTTGCCAGATGGGCGACAAGACGGCCGTCGAACGCATCCGTCGCCTGCGTCAACTCGATGACAAACACAATTTCACGCTGATGTGCAGCGACCTGTCCCAACTGGGGTTGTTCGCCAAGGTCGACACGGCGGCGTTCCGCGTGCTCAAGGCGCATACGCCGGGGCCGTACACCTTCATCCTCGGCGCCACCCGTGACGTGCCGCGTCTGGTCCTGCACCCCAAGCGTCGGACCATCGGCCTGCGCGTGCCGGGTCATCCCATCGCCCAGGCGCTGCTGCAGGAACTGGGCGAGCCGCTGATGAGCGTGAGCCTGATCATGCCCGGCGAGACCATTCCGATGAGTGACCCTTACGAGATGCGCGGGATCCTCGAGCATCAGGTGGACCTGATCATCGACGCAGGCGAGGGCGGCATTTCGGCTTCGACCGTTGTCAACCTGACCGATGGCGAGCCGCAGGTGGTGCGCGTGGGTTGCGGCGATCCGACGCCGTTCGGGGTCGAAGTCGAGTGACCGAGGCGCAAACGCCGGATGTTCAGACCGACGCTCACATCGACCCGCAGGCCAACGCCCAGCAGGAGCTGCCGTTTGCCATGGTCTACGGTCAGGCCGTCACACAGATGCCGGTCGACCTGTACATCCCGCCGGATGCGCTGGAAGTGTTCCTCGAAGCCTTCGAAGGCCCGCTGGACCTCCTGCTTTACCTGATTCGCAAACAGAACATCAACATCCTCGACATCCCGGTGGCGGAAATCACCCGTCAGTACATGGGTTACGTCGAGCTGATGAAAACCGTGCGCCTGGAGCTCGCCGCCGAGTACCTGGTCATGGCGGCCATGCTCGCCGAGATCAAATCGCGCATGTTGTTGCCCCGCTCGGAAATGGCCGAAGAGGAAGAGGGCGACCCCCGCGCCGAACTGATCCGCCGCTTGCAGCAATATGAGCGGTTCAAGGCGGCGGCAGAAAGCATCGATCAGCTGTCTCGCGTGGGCCGTGACGTACTGGTGCCCAGGCTGGAGGCCCCCGAAGCGCGGGTGCGCAAGTTGTTGCCGGATGTCGCCCTCGAAGAGCTGTTGATGTCGATGGCCGACGTGCTGCGTCGTGGCGACATGTTTGAAAGCCACCAGGTCAGCCGCGAAGCACTGTCCACCCGCGAGCGCATGAGCGATGTGCTGGAGCGCTTGAAAGGCGCGGGTTTCGTGCCCTTCGCCGAGCTATTCACGGCAGAAGAGGGGCGGCTGGGTGTGGTGGTGACGTTTATGGCTGTGCTGGAACTGGTCAAGGAGCAACTGGTGGAGCTGGTGCAAAACGAAGCCTTCGCCGTCATTCATGTGCGGGCGCGAGCCGAATAAAGAGCAAGAACTGATCAATGAACCTGAATGAACCCCGCGATCTGGCGCCGTTGCTCGAAGCGTTTCTGCTCGCCTCCGGAAAACCGCAATCCCTGGAGCGCCTCTATGAGCTGTTCGAAGAGGGCGAGCGGCCCGAACCGCCGGTGTTCAAAAAGGCGCTGACGTTACTGGGCAAGTCCTGCGACAACCGCGCCTTTGAACTGAAAGAAGTCGCCACCGGCTATCGCTTGCAGATCCGCGAGAAGTTCGCGCCCTGGGTCGGGCGTCTGTGGGAAGAACGGCCCCAGCGTTATTCACGGGCCCTGCTGGAAACCATGGCGCTTATCGCCTATCGCCAGCCGATCACCCGGGGCGAGATCGAGGACGTGCGCGGCGTCGCGGTCAATACCAACATCGTCAAGACCCTGATGGAGCGCGAGTGGATCAGGATCGTCGGTTACCGCGACGTGCCCGGCAAGCCTGCGATGTTCGCCACCACCAAAGCCTTTCTTGATCATTTCAACCTGAAGAACCTCGACGAACTGCCGCCGCTGGCCGACTTGCGCGAGATGGAAACCGAGCCGGTGCTGGAATTCGACGACGCGCCAGTGCCTGCGCATTTGCAGGCGTTGGCCGATGCCAGCCTGGAAGTTGATCCCGACGCAGAGCCTGAAACCCCTCGGGATGAGACCAGTTTCCGCAGCCTGCTGGCCGAGTTGGATACCA contains the following coding sequences:
- the scpB gene encoding SMC-Scp complex subunit ScpB; this encodes MNLNEPRDLAPLLEAFLLASGKPQSLERLYELFEEGERPEPPVFKKALTLLGKSCDNRAFELKEVATGYRLQIREKFAPWVGRLWEERPQRYSRALLETMALIAYRQPITRGEIEDVRGVAVNTNIVKTLMEREWIRIVGYRDVPGKPAMFATTKAFLDHFNLKNLDELPPLADLREMETEPVLEFDDAPVPAHLQALADASLEVDPDAEPETPRDETSFRSLLAELDTMEQGLKIDFDDLLLDEADKESELEEPPQDDEDPR
- a CDS encoding segregation and condensation protein A, with protein sequence MEVFLEAFEGPLDLLLYLIRKQNINILDIPVAEITRQYMGYVELMKTVRLELAAEYLVMAAMLAEIKSRMLLPRSEMAEEEEGDPRAELIRRLQQYERFKAAAESIDQLSRVGRDVLVPRLEAPEARVRKLLPDVALEELLMSMADVLRRGDMFESHQVSREALSTRERMSDVLERLKGAGFVPFAELFTAEEGRLGVVVTFMAVLELVKEQLVELVQNEAFAVIHVRARAE
- a CDS encoding PHP domain-containing protein, translated to MNVDLHCHSTASDGALAPAVLVARAHEHGVKVLALTDHDTLEGLAEARAAALALGMQLIDGIELSCTWGGATIHVLGYGFDVDAPQLREAIEQLHTGRWLRAEEISRKLAMKGMPGALEGARAVQQALGDSGNAPARPHFADFLVNQGFVKDRAEAFRKWLGAGKLGDVKQHWPTLEETVATLRAAGAWISLAHPSHYDFTRSKRRKLVADFIQAGGHAIEVVNGLQPADQVGSLAILAREFGLLVSAGSDFHAPGAWSEIGVYRPLPEDLPPLWCRFKHDQPTAV
- a CDS encoding L-threonylcarbamoyladenylate synthase codes for the protein MSQFFQVHPENPQARLIKQAVEIIRAGGLVVYPTDSSYALGCQMGDKTAVERIRRLRQLDDKHNFTLMCSDLSQLGLFAKVDTAAFRVLKAHTPGPYTFILGATRDVPRLVLHPKRRTIGLRVPGHPIAQALLQELGEPLMSVSLIMPGETIPMSDPYEMRGILEHQVDLIIDAGEGGISASTVVNLTDGEPQVVRVGCGDPTPFGVEVE